Proteins encoded together in one Anaerotignum propionicum DSM 1682 window:
- the hisH gene encoding imidazole glycerol phosphate synthase subunit HisH: MIAIIDYGVGNLFSLKSSLGVIGAEVQVTGDADVIRNSEKIILPGVGAFEDAIGKLRETGLDMVILEEAGKGKPLLGICLGMQMLFEKSYEYGEHMGLGLIEGSVQPIAPVIREGLKVPHIGWNGLIFSKKRSVLYRYIEEGECVYFVHSFAAMDCDSAVTATTEYGAMLTASVEKENVYGTQFHPEKSGEVGLKILKAFCEL, from the coding sequence ATGATAGCAATTATAGATTACGGCGTAGGGAATTTGTTTTCCTTGAAAAGCTCTCTGGGGGTTATCGGTGCTGAGGTTCAGGTGACAGGGGATGCGGACGTTATTCGAAACAGTGAAAAGATTATCCTTCCCGGTGTTGGTGCCTTTGAGGATGCCATTGGAAAGCTTAGGGAAACAGGCTTGGATATGGTAATACTAGAGGAAGCGGGAAAAGGAAAACCTTTACTCGGTATTTGCCTAGGGATGCAAATGCTATTTGAAAAAAGCTATGAATATGGAGAGCATATGGGTTTGGGTTTGATTGAAGGCAGTGTGCAACCTATTGCCCCTGTGATTAGAGAGGGGTTAAAGGTTCCTCATATTGGTTGGAATGGGCTAATCTTTTCAAAGAAAAGAAGTGTTTTATACCGCTACATAGAAGAGGGTGAGTGCGTTTATTTTGTACATTCCTTTGCGGCTATGGATTGCGATTCTGCGGTAACGGCAACGACGGAATATGGTGCAATGCTTACTGCATCTGTAGAAAAAGAGAATGTATACGGAACCCAATTTCATCCGGAAAAAAGCGGTGAGGTAGGGCTAAAGATATTAAAGGCATTTTGTGAATTGTAG